The proteins below are encoded in one region of Stieleria sp. JC731:
- the larE gene encoding ATP-dependent sacrificial sulfur transferase LarE has protein sequence MNHPVTISVANDRQSDELTRLIQWFGQKQVVVAFSGGVDSSVVLAAALRSEAKSVVAMTAISPSVADWQIQMAKKVAQQLGADHRIVQTGEVDLPQYRANNQDRCFHCKSTLYSTLQESLGDEQTLKKMYSGVADSPLSSNFQIVSGTNADDLGDFRPGIAAGDTAGVQKPLAELGLGKKAVRLLATELGLSNADLPASPCLASRIAYGVEVTVERLKMVEAAEGLLRELGLGTCRVRLHEGELGRIEVPSEAVSTLCNDPTRDSITKRFRALGFRFITLDLDGFRSGSMNQSLVSIETPEPKIK, from the coding sequence GTGAATCATCCAGTCACCATCTCAGTCGCGAACGATCGGCAATCCGACGAACTAACCCGTTTGATTCAGTGGTTCGGCCAAAAGCAAGTTGTTGTTGCCTTTTCAGGTGGCGTCGATAGTAGCGTGGTGCTTGCCGCAGCACTTCGTAGTGAGGCCAAAAGCGTTGTCGCGATGACTGCGATTTCACCCAGTGTTGCCGACTGGCAGATTCAGATGGCAAAGAAAGTTGCTCAGCAGCTCGGCGCAGACCACCGCATTGTCCAAACCGGCGAAGTGGACCTGCCCCAGTATCGTGCAAACAACCAAGATCGATGCTTTCATTGCAAATCGACGTTGTATTCAACGTTGCAGGAAAGTTTGGGCGACGAGCAAACTTTGAAGAAAATGTACAGCGGCGTGGCGGATTCGCCGCTTTCAAGCAACTTTCAAATCGTCTCGGGAACCAACGCGGATGATTTGGGGGATTTTCGCCCTGGAATTGCTGCGGGAGACACGGCAGGAGTCCAGAAACCACTCGCAGAACTGGGGCTTGGTAAAAAGGCGGTCCGCCTGTTGGCTACCGAATTGGGGCTTTCAAACGCTGATTTGCCTGCATCGCCCTGTTTGGCCAGTAGAATTGCTTATGGTGTCGAAGTCACTGTCGAGCGATTGAAGATGGTGGAAGCCGCCGAAGGATTGCTACGAGAGTTGGGCCTGGGAACCTGTCGCGTTCGACTGCATGAAGGAGAACTCGGTCGGATCGAAGTGCCATCGGAAGCGGTTTCGACGCTCTGTAACGATCCGACTCGCGACTCGATTACCAAACGATTCCGAGCATTGGGGTTTCGCTTTATCACCTTGGATTTGGACGGTTTCCGAAGTGGTAGTATGAATCAGTCACTCGTTTCGATCGAAACGCCCGAGCCGAAAATCAAGTAG
- a CDS encoding ThuA domain-containing protein — protein sequence MAFGRIKLALSLFALTAVSVGFPTISSAQDNSWEKQKAERFKALSETQKHAISDAVPEPVAAPKKDRRVLVFYRCNGFIHTSIPHANESVRAMGEKTGAFEVDFADTYDVFTEDNLAKYDAILLNNTTHMEFPTPTARDAFMDFILKGKGLVGFHAASDNFNRHPDCLAIVGGTFAGHPWGAGGKWAFKLDDPDHTLNAAFKGQGFWHSDEIYQYNPKSYVGPEVLRILVSLDMTKDPVSSRIDDGPREVPVSWVRTAGEGRVFYTNFGHREDTFANPVIVKHMLDGIQYALGDLEADAIPSAKIESKEPAFAPER from the coding sequence ATGGCTTTCGGAAGAATCAAACTCGCACTTTCCTTGTTCGCGTTGACCGCGGTCTCTGTTGGTTTTCCAACCATTTCGTCGGCACAAGACAACTCTTGGGAAAAACAAAAAGCAGAACGTTTTAAAGCGCTTTCAGAAACGCAAAAACACGCCATCAGCGATGCCGTTCCTGAACCCGTCGCGGCACCCAAGAAAGACCGACGCGTGCTGGTGTTTTACCGATGCAACGGATTCATTCACACCTCGATTCCACACGCTAACGAAAGTGTCCGGGCGATGGGTGAAAAGACTGGCGCTTTCGAAGTCGACTTCGCAGACACGTACGATGTCTTCACCGAAGATAACTTGGCCAAGTATGACGCCATTCTGCTGAACAACACGACGCACATGGAGTTCCCAACGCCAACCGCCCGTGACGCGTTTATGGACTTCATCCTGAAAGGAAAGGGGCTGGTCGGCTTTCATGCGGCGAGCGACAACTTCAATCGTCACCCGGATTGCTTGGCTATCGTTGGCGGTACCTTCGCGGGCCACCCTTGGGGCGCAGGCGGAAAGTGGGCGTTCAAACTTGATGATCCTGATCACACCCTGAACGCCGCCTTTAAGGGACAAGGCTTCTGGCACAGCGACGAGATCTATCAGTACAACCCAAAGTCCTACGTCGGGCCAGAGGTTCTACGAATCCTGGTTAGCTTGGACATGACCAAAGACCCAGTATCGAGCCGCATCGACGATGGTCCTCGTGAAGTTCCCGTTTCTTGGGTTCGCACCGCTGGCGAAGGTCGAGTTTTCTACACGAACTTTGGACACCGCGAAGATACCTTCGCAAATCCCGTGATCGTCAAGCACATGCTTGATGGCATTCAGTATGCACTGGGTGACCTAGAAGCCGACGCGATTCCGAGCGCAAAGATCGAATCGAAAGAACCTGCGTTCGCACCCGAACGCTAA
- a CDS encoding class I SAM-dependent methyltransferase: MIENQRPFSELGPYELVDFGNGRKLERFATRLLDRPSPAADGVRPKNPSLWNQAQSVFDKRGKQWLHRRRWAESIGLDCDGFVMPIQPTPFGHVGVFPEQFQNWRWLQETTPPIQQAPSQAVRQGLNLFGYTGASSMAMATTGLAVAHVDAAKPNVNAARDAATANGLSEHPIRYLVDDAVKFVAREVRRERRYDTIVLDPPAYGHSPKGKTWRLERDLWPLLDQCIELIEPDRFRLLVTGHSPQVDAPDVVDYLKNELPSQAGVSRTKVAKGIESGRLTIQDPAGRHLDFGFYVRIAFESSST; this comes from the coding sequence ATGATTGAGAATCAGCGTCCATTTTCTGAGCTTGGTCCGTACGAACTGGTCGACTTTGGCAACGGTCGAAAGCTGGAGCGGTTTGCCACGCGCTTGTTGGATCGGCCGTCGCCGGCTGCCGACGGTGTTCGGCCAAAGAATCCCTCGTTGTGGAATCAAGCTCAGTCGGTTTTTGATAAGCGGGGCAAGCAATGGCTTCACCGACGACGGTGGGCAGAATCCATCGGCTTGGATTGTGATGGCTTCGTAATGCCTATTCAGCCGACCCCCTTTGGTCACGTCGGTGTCTTTCCGGAGCAGTTTCAGAATTGGAGGTGGTTGCAGGAAACGACTCCGCCAATTCAGCAAGCACCTTCGCAAGCCGTCCGTCAAGGTTTGAATCTGTTTGGCTACACAGGTGCGAGCAGCATGGCGATGGCAACGACTGGATTGGCTGTCGCTCATGTCGACGCGGCAAAGCCCAACGTCAATGCGGCTCGCGATGCCGCCACCGCCAATGGATTGTCGGAACATCCGATTCGGTATTTGGTCGACGACGCTGTGAAGTTCGTTGCCAGGGAAGTTCGCCGTGAAAGACGATATGACACGATCGTGTTGGATCCACCTGCCTATGGGCATTCGCCAAAGGGAAAAACATGGCGATTGGAACGAGACCTGTGGCCACTGCTCGATCAGTGCATTGAGTTGATCGAACCGGATCGCTTTCGCTTGTTGGTGACCGGGCATTCGCCGCAGGTGGATGCCCCGGACGTGGTAGACTATCTCAAGAACGAATTGCCTTCTCAGGCGGGCGTCAGCCGCACTAAAGTTGCCAAAGGAATCGAATCGGGACGGCTAACGATTCAAGACCCTGCGGGGCGGCATTTGGATTTTGGCTTCTACGTTCGTATCGCCTTTGAATCATCATCAACGTGA
- a CDS encoding glycosyltransferase: protein MKAKILYAWEWGTGLGHLARFIELAERLVADGHQVTVAARDVSTAARLVGTKDIEIIQSPISDSVSMTRYQNPSTMAALAWNLGYCNGTRVEGLVTAWYTLAKLCRPEVVISDFGIGAAIAARMLGCRHVRIGTGFECPPRSSSLTPLRFHTDCDMDAEKSFDARISQWIKVAAKEKGREINLSSLSELNENPSSTFLATVPELDHYDRKAGSNEYLGIWDQIPATPIQWPDFGGKKAFAYLKRHPSLPTVLSSLSRCGLTTALVTDGEIKRSQLPRNGSVAIQPSGVDLDEVADECCFAITNANHGTTLGLLARGVPVLTIPLFIEQRITALRMEQLNLGRRLPIDSSERCCLALTTKLNQNKSIDEVEFADRYFELFGAQAASRAYDRLSDLLQNEHS from the coding sequence ATGAAGGCTAAAATTCTATATGCCTGGGAATGGGGTACTGGACTGGGGCATCTTGCCCGTTTTATAGAATTAGCCGAGCGACTGGTCGCTGATGGGCACCAAGTCACGGTAGCAGCACGTGATGTGTCAACGGCCGCGAGGCTGGTCGGCACGAAAGACATTGAGATTATTCAGTCGCCGATATCAGATTCGGTCTCGATGACACGTTATCAAAACCCATCAACGATGGCTGCTTTAGCGTGGAACTTAGGCTACTGCAACGGAACACGCGTCGAGGGACTGGTCACCGCGTGGTACACCTTGGCGAAGCTATGTCGTCCTGAGGTTGTGATTTCTGATTTCGGGATCGGCGCAGCCATTGCCGCACGCATGTTGGGTTGCCGTCACGTCAGAATCGGGACCGGTTTTGAATGTCCGCCGAGATCGAGTTCACTTACTCCGTTGCGATTTCATACGGATTGTGACATGGATGCGGAAAAGTCGTTTGATGCAAGAATTTCCCAATGGATCAAGGTTGCCGCAAAGGAAAAAGGCCGAGAAATCAACCTAAGTTCTTTGTCAGAACTGAACGAGAATCCGTCATCAACGTTTCTTGCAACCGTTCCCGAGCTGGACCACTACGATCGAAAAGCCGGTTCGAATGAATACTTAGGGATTTGGGACCAGATTCCGGCGACCCCCATTCAATGGCCGGACTTTGGCGGCAAAAAAGCATTTGCGTATCTAAAACGTCACCCAAGCCTTCCAACTGTGTTGTCATCGTTGTCGCGTTGCGGGCTTACAACTGCACTTGTGACGGACGGTGAAATCAAACGCAGTCAACTTCCCAGAAACGGTAGCGTGGCTATTCAGCCTTCTGGTGTCGATTTAGATGAGGTTGCAGACGAATGTTGTTTTGCGATCACGAATGCTAACCATGGCACTACGCTAGGGCTGCTGGCAAGGGGAGTGCCTGTGTTGACGATCCCGCTATTTATTGAACAACGAATTACAGCACTACGAATGGAGCAGTTGAATCTTGGGAGACGATTGCCAATCGATTCATCGGAACGTTGCTGCCTTGCACTAACAACCAAACTGAATCAGAACAAATCAATAGATGAAGTTGAGTTTGCAGACCGATACTTCGAACTATTTGGCGCTCAAGCCGCATCACGGGCTTACGATCGCTTGAGCGACCTACTGCAAAATGAGCACTCATGA
- a CDS encoding serine/threonine-protein kinase, with amino-acid sequence MNEFESPSDESRRQQKDAESSADDRSAQYNGNDQHQSADSTATSAATQTMPGDAPTLALPTNGAVGGSLVGSHLATYLILSRLGRGGMADVYAARDMNLDRDVAVKVLRPELSKDRDYIARFRREAKAAAKLNHANIVQIYDVGEIDTRYYIAQELVQGQNLKEYLLRHGPLTPEQAIEVLYGVASALDAAAIEGITHRDIKPENVMWSKSGAVKVADFGLARLGNDNDGSRADLTQAGLTMGTPRYMSPEQVQGRPVDPRSDLYSLGVMMYHLLAGSPPFEADDPLALAFAHVNETPKPLDRVRGNNDVPEWLIAIVQKLLRKDPSERFQSAAELLEVLSGDDSRQGGARRLVGAATATARLQRVADEHRRQADLARRKTILFGLLPIAFCGIGIAVASQMKQPELTDFLVPDQVTKLQTVEEQFLEAVSKDKVAYWEAIPRYFPASESSSNRAYAAKANLQLSRWYMDHDQPRAADDVLAKLTSDPNTDRKYQLVAWAKRVLVADQLRDQKMLDEAKRQFDSLYAELVASKSDAVSMLDRLFSFSEQSILGMNRDS; translated from the coding sequence ATGAACGAATTCGAATCGCCATCGGACGAATCACGTCGTCAACAGAAAGACGCCGAATCCTCGGCCGACGACCGATCGGCGCAATACAACGGTAACGATCAACATCAGTCTGCCGACTCCACCGCGACTTCAGCGGCTACGCAAACCATGCCCGGCGACGCACCAACCTTGGCTTTGCCAACCAATGGAGCTGTCGGAGGCAGCTTGGTCGGATCGCACCTCGCAACCTATTTGATTCTTAGTCGTTTGGGCCGCGGGGGAATGGCTGATGTCTACGCCGCACGCGATATGAATCTGGATCGCGATGTCGCGGTAAAGGTGCTGCGTCCCGAGCTATCCAAGGACCGCGACTACATCGCTCGATTCAGACGCGAAGCAAAGGCGGCAGCAAAGCTCAATCATGCCAACATCGTCCAAATCTACGATGTTGGCGAAATCGACACTCGCTATTACATCGCCCAAGAACTGGTCCAAGGCCAGAACCTAAAGGAGTACTTGCTTCGCCACGGTCCTCTGACGCCAGAGCAAGCGATCGAGGTGCTCTATGGCGTTGCGTCGGCGCTTGATGCCGCGGCGATCGAAGGCATCACCCATCGCGACATCAAGCCAGAGAACGTGATGTGGTCCAAAAGCGGCGCAGTCAAAGTTGCCGACTTCGGATTGGCACGTTTAGGAAACGACAACGATGGCAGCCGCGCGGACTTGACCCAAGCCGGTCTGACGATGGGAACTCCGCGATACATGAGCCCCGAGCAGGTTCAGGGTCGTCCTGTCGATCCGCGAAGTGATCTCTATTCACTTGGCGTCATGATGTATCACCTGCTCGCCGGAAGCCCTCCTTTCGAAGCCGACGACCCCTTGGCATTGGCTTTCGCGCATGTCAATGAAACCCCCAAACCGCTTGATCGCGTTCGCGGAAACAATGACGTACCGGAATGGTTGATCGCGATTGTGCAAAAGCTACTTCGCAAAGATCCCAGCGAGCGTTTTCAGTCGGCAGCTGAACTGCTGGAGGTACTTTCGGGGGACGATTCACGACAAGGCGGTGCACGCCGGCTTGTTGGCGCAGCGACCGCAACCGCGCGATTGCAACGTGTCGCGGACGAACATCGTCGCCAAGCTGACTTGGCGCGTCGCAAAACTATCCTGTTTGGATTGCTGCCGATCGCTTTCTGCGGGATCGGTATCGCCGTCGCTTCGCAAATGAAGCAGCCAGAGCTAACAGACTTTCTTGTTCCAGACCAAGTCACGAAGTTGCAGACCGTTGAAGAGCAGTTCCTCGAAGCGGTGTCCAAAGACAAAGTCGCGTATTGGGAAGCGATTCCAAGATACTTTCCTGCATCAGAAAGCTCTTCCAACCGGGCGTATGCTGCAAAAGCGAATTTGCAACTTTCGCGTTGGTACATGGATCACGACCAGCCGCGCGCCGCAGATGACGTGCTCGCCAAACTAACAAGCGATCCCAACACGGACCGGAAGTATCAATTGGTTGCTTGGGCAAAGCGTGTTTTGGTGGCCGATCAACTCCGTGATCAGAAGATGCTTGACGAAGCAAAGCGACAATTCGATTCGTTGTATGCCGAACTGGTCGCAAGCAAGTCGGATGCGGTCTCAATGCTCGATCGACTATTTAGTTTTAGCGAGCAGTCCATCTTGGGAATGAATCGCGATTCGTAA
- a CDS encoding nitrilase family protein: MRPIKAAAVQFNHRPGDKAFNLDRVRHFVTLAHQQQVQLITFPEMCLTGYWHVRNLSQQQCLELAEPIETGKSTETLKQLSVEFDMTIGAGLIELADDGRMFNSYVVAMPNGDIAVHRKLHCFISEHLDSGDQYTVFDIPQGARVGVLICYDNNIVENARINALMGAEILLAPHQTGGCDSPSPHCMGVIDPKLWERRHEDPDTIEAEFRGPKGREWLHRWLPARAHDNGLFLLFSNGVGVDDNEVRTGNAMILGPYGETLAETWKAEDAMVVAYLDPALQPSSTGRRWLKSRRPDLYQTITTPTGIEEETRTVRFRKADL, encoded by the coding sequence ATGCGTCCTATCAAAGCCGCTGCCGTCCAGTTCAATCATCGCCCTGGTGACAAAGCATTCAACCTAGATCGTGTTCGGCACTTTGTGACGCTCGCACATCAACAACAGGTTCAGCTGATCACGTTCCCGGAGATGTGTTTGACGGGATATTGGCATGTGCGAAATCTATCGCAACAGCAGTGCCTTGAACTGGCGGAACCGATCGAAACAGGTAAGTCGACTGAAACGCTGAAGCAACTGTCTGTTGAATTTGACATGACGATTGGGGCCGGGCTGATTGAGTTGGCTGACGACGGTCGAATGTTCAATAGCTACGTCGTCGCGATGCCCAACGGAGACATTGCCGTCCATCGGAAGCTGCACTGCTTTATCAGCGAACACCTCGATTCTGGAGACCAGTACACGGTCTTTGATATTCCCCAGGGTGCCAGAGTCGGTGTGTTGATTTGCTACGACAACAACATTGTCGAGAACGCGCGAATCAACGCATTGATGGGCGCTGAAATTTTACTGGCACCCCATCAAACCGGTGGATGTGATTCACCGAGTCCACATTGCATGGGTGTGATCGATCCGAAGTTATGGGAGCGGCGTCACGAAGATCCGGACACCATTGAGGCTGAATTCCGTGGTCCCAAGGGGCGAGAATGGCTGCATCGGTGGTTACCCGCCCGGGCTCATGACAACGGACTGTTTCTTTTATTCAGCAATGGAGTCGGGGTCGACGATAACGAGGTGCGTACTGGGAACGCGATGATATTGGGGCCCTATGGAGAAACATTGGCCGAAACATGGAAGGCCGAGGATGCGATGGTCGTGGCATATCTCGATCCCGCATTACAGCCATCCAGCACAGGCCGACGTTGGCTCAAATCACGAAGGCCAGACCTGTATCAAACAATCACCACACCAACCGGAATCGAAGAAGAAACCCGCACAGTTAGGTTTCGAAAAGCAGATCTGTAG